The following are from one region of the Populus trichocarpa isolate Nisqually-1 chromosome 8, P.trichocarpa_v4.1, whole genome shotgun sequence genome:
- the LOC7486882 gene encoding uncharacterized protein LOC7486882: MKGIMKGKLMKKLLSMKPTGYLKETRVLHVNAADGFIETLITKPSLEAQAQAETPEFVVPKEVEKEKVKDCSFVADQEPDVIDVNELMKDLEEEKEGEGEEMEMEVDEDKENVRPVVKARVGLFGVKDKVESKGSQFRQIPLSEIDISSFQRLDLNSDGLFYPNLLTAFEKAAKEHMGVSEEERRESIDGENLERIREAETQARTQQENLEKSREAERNLEDKEEEPPLKARRIEDDDDTGDPILGFPEKCPPGGSDSVILYTTTLRGIRKTFEDCNSIRFLLESFQVLFFERDVSMHMEFKEELWRILDGKVNPPRLFIKGRYIGGSEEVLGLHEQGWFRVLFEGIPIDRFIGSPCEGCAGVRFVLCFNCSGCHKVVAENGLSNICQDCNENGLITCPLCC; encoded by the coding sequence ATGAAAGGAATAATGAAAGGGAAGTTGATGAAGAAGCTGTTGTCAATGAAGCCAACAGGGTACTTGAAGGAAACTAGAGTTCTCCACGTGAATGCAGCAGATGGGTTCATTGAGACATTGATAACGAAGCCTAGTCTCGAAGCGCAGGCTCAGGCTGAAACACCAGAGTTTGTGGTACCCAAAGaagtggaaaaagaaaaggttaaagaTTGTAGCTTTGTTGCTGATCAAGAACCTGATGTTATTGATGTAAATGAGCTTATGAAAGAtcttgaagaagagaaagaaggggAGGGGGAGGAAATGGAAATGGAGGTTGATGAAGACAAGGAAAATGTTAGGCCAGTAGTGAAGGCAAGAGTGGGTCTTTTTGGGGTTAAAGATAAGGTGGAGTCAAAAGGGTCTCAATTTAGGCAAATCCCTTTGTCAGAGATTGATATCTCATCTTTCCAGCGACTGGATTTGAATTCTGATGGCCTTTTTTACCCGAATTTATTGACTGCCTTTGAAAAAGCAGCGAAAGAGCACATGGGAGTGAgtgaagaagagagaagagaaagtaTTGACGGGGAGAATCTTGAAAGAATAAGGGAAGCAGAAACACAGGCAAGAACTCAGCaagaaaatcttgaaaagaGCCGAGAAGCAGAGAGGAATCTTGAAGACAAGGAAGAAGAGCCACCCCTAAAAGCTCGTCGAATCGAAGACGATGATGATACAGGTGACCCTATATTAGGCTTCCCAGAGAAGTGTCCACCAGGAGGCAGTGACTCAGTAATTCTCTACACAACAACACTTAGAGGGATAAGAAAAACTTTTGAGGATTGTAACAGCATTCGCTTTCTTTTAGAGAGTTTTCAGGTACTTTTTTTTGAGAGAGATGTGTCAATGCACATGGAGTTTAAGGAGGAGTTATGGAGGATTTTGGATGGCAAGGTGAACCCTCCAAGGCTTTTCATCAAGGGGAGATATATAGGAGGATCTGAGGAGGTTTTGGGTTTGCACGAGCAAGGCTGGTTTAGAGTGCTCTTTGAAGGGATCCCAATTGACAGATTCATTGGCTCACCATGTGAAGGATGTGCTGGTGTTAGGTTTGTTCTCTGTTTCAATTGCAGTGGCTGCCATAAGGTTGTCGCCGAAAATGGGTTGTCAAATATATGCCAggattgtaatgagaatggtctGATAACCTGTCCCCTTTGCTGTTGA
- the LOC18110235 gene encoding F-box protein At5g07610 — translation MDSQIASDKLETVRVVTGLISSSFLFSLCRGGLMATSLDGKAGESKNCSCARFLCSSLPDDVLVDILCRVTDRKHLIRLKSVCKCWNNLITDACVPKISDSSPLRGFIYHALRVRSGKTYIDYIPCAMTPAVAPEPHEFVKSYSSLLPFEPARGDFLDCCNCLLLFVEGSISQYYVCNPVTKQCVAIPRDFMLENICSAALAFDPFKSPHYKVVCFDYSEPKPPPKIARVLIRD, via the exons ATGGATTCCCAAATTGCATCTGATAAGTTAGAAACGGTAAGAGTAGTCACGGGGctaatttcttcttcctttttgttttccctttGCAGAGGGGGACTGATGGCTACCTCTTTAGATGGAAAAGCAGGTGAGAGCAAGAACTGCAGCTGTGCTCGTTTTCTTTGTTCAAGTTTACCAGATGATGTGCTGGTTGACATCCTCTGTCGGGTTACTGATCGCAAGCATCTCATTAGA cttaaAAGTGTTTGCAAATGTTGGAACAATCTGATTACTGATGCTTGTGTTCCAAAAATCTCAGACTCTTCACCTCTTCGTGGCTTTATTTACCATGCGTTGAGGGTCAGAAGCGGGAAAACATACATTGATTATATCCCCTGCGCCATGACTCCAGCAGTTGCACCGGAACCACATGAATTTGTCAAGTCCTATTCTTCGTTGTTGCCTTTTGAACCTGCCCGGGGTGATTTCCTTGATTGTTGCAATTGTTTGCTTTTGTTTGTTGAGGGTTCTATTTCACAGTACTATGTTTGCAATCCTGTGACAAAACAGTGTGTGGCGATTCCTAGAGATTTTATGCTCGAAAACATATGTTCTGCAGCCCTGGCATTTGATCCTTTCAAATCACCTCACTACAAAGTTGTTTGCTTTGATTATTCAGAGCCCAAGCCCCCCCCAAAGATTGCGCGTGTTCTCATCAGAGACTAG